The Streptococcus oralis region TGCTCCCAGCCACAGTCTTTAAATAGTTGTAAATAGGAGGCTCTCTCTGATTTTTTCATGGGATAAAAGTCCAACTGATAAGACACCTGCTCCGGTTGGCACTTTTCAAAAGTATACTTAACCGCAACTACTAAGTTAGAATAGCTTACTTTCCTAAGTTTCCAACCCTTAGCATGCATTTCCCCAAGGTATAAGGCCTCTCTATCATAATCTGCAATTGTAGATATCCGATATACAACCTTCTTTTCCATCATACTTCCTCCCGACTGTTTCTATAGAGCCGTTCAATACGTTTCAATTCAATCTCCAAAACCTTTCGTCCCAAATCTGTTATCTGATAGATTTTCCGTTTTTCCTCCTCTCGGACAAAGGAGATCAAGCCATCCTTTTCCATTTTTGACAAGGTTCCATACATAGTTCCAGGACTAATCAAAACTTGTGAATCTGTCATATCCTTGACCTTTTGTGTAATACTATAACCATGACGTTCCTTTTGTAGACAGAACAAGATATAAAAACCTGTTTCAGTCATGGGAAGGTAAACACGCCTGATCTTATCTGTTAATTCCATTTAACCACACCTCCTATTTAATTCGATACATCGCACTTCGTTATATAAAATATATCACAGTTCGATATAAAATGCAAAAAAGA contains the following coding sequences:
- a CDS encoding PadR family transcriptional regulator; the encoded protein is MELTDKIRRVYLPMTETGFYILFCLQKERHGYSITQKVKDMTDSQVLISPGTMYGTLSKMEKDGLISFVREEEKRKIYQITDLGRKVLEIELKRIERLYRNSREEV